In the genome of Misgurnus anguillicaudatus chromosome 11, ASM2758022v2, whole genome shotgun sequence, one region contains:
- the morn4 gene encoding MORN repeat-containing protein 4 isoform X1, producing MTLTRGSFTYSSGEEYTGEWKEGRRHGKGELKFADGTCYKGNFENGLFHGSGVLVFPDGSRYEGEFAQGKFQGVGIFSRFDGMKFEGEFKSGRVEGHGLLTFPDGSHGVPRNEGLFENNKLLKREKCQAVVQRAKNSASTARGLSV from the exons ATGACATTGACCAGAGGCTCCTTTACTTACTCCAGTGGAGAAGAATATACTGGAGAATGGAAGGAAG GACGGAGACATGGCAAAGGTGAGCTGAAGTTTGCTGATGGCACCTGTTATAAAGGTAATTTTGAGAATGGCCTCTTCCATGGATCAGGAGTGTTAGTGTTTCCTGATGGATCCAG GTACGAGGGGGAATTCGCCCAAGGAAAATTCCAAGGAGTCGGAATCTTCAGCAGGTTTGACGGGATGAAGTTTGAAGGGGAATTCAAAAGTGGTCGTGTAGAAGGACATG GGCTGCTGACATTCCCAGACGGTTCCCACGGTGTTCCACGAAATGAGGGTTTGTTTGAGAACAACAAGCTTCTGAAACGAGAAAAGTGTCAGGCTGTGGTGCAGAGAGCCAAGAACTCGGCATCTACAGCCCGAGGCCTCTCTGTATGA
- the st3gal7 gene encoding ST3 beta-galactoside alpha-2,3-sialyltransferase 7 isoform X2, producing MLPLKHVNGKDGDDESNVPLLCEDSSSESLTTQHRRAESREFIFSRRNNLILSVVLLVSCYSALLVPAYLPSPELIWTNDSSTEISALLNHSEALLSQSCRIGWTVERLRKLSTPAGLLKIPVFLENGTGDWALPPPLGLMGIEEMVSQALRVLPYTGLPSSSETCKRCVVVGSGGILHGKNLGPHIDQYDIIIRMNNAPVFGFERDAGSRTTIRLIYPEGAPSLSQEYKNTEMSWWSKLWFWRDVIDSIPLQPENFRILNPEITYRTGQVLQNYAEQQRKMVPTLGIIATVLAMQVCDEVSLAGFGYDMQHPGALLHYYGSMRMDSMKTQVVHDVSAETILLRELVKVGAIHDLTGAL from the exons ATGCTGCCTCTGAAACACGTAAATGGTAAAGATGGAGACGATGAAAGCAATGTTCCTCTGTTATGTGAAGACAGCAGTTCAGAAAGCCTCACCACACAACACCGGAGGGCAGAGTCCAGGGAATTCATCTTCAGCCG GAGGAACAATCTCATTTTAAGCGTTGTTTTGTTGGTGAGTTGTTACTCTGCACTTCTGGTTCCTGCGTATCTACCATCCCCAGAGCTGATCTGGACAAATGACAGTTCTACTGAAATATCG GCTCTTCTGAATCACTCAGAAGCTCTGCTGTCTCAGTCATGCCGCATTGGATGGACCGTGGAGAGGCTTAGGAAACTGTCTACACCTGCTGGACTCCTGAAGATTCCTGTATTCCTGGAAAATGGTACGGGTGACTGGGCGTTGCCGCCTCCTCTGGGTTTGATGGGCATTGAGGAGATGGTGTCTCAGGCCCTGAGAGTTTTACCGTACACCGGATTACCTTCTAGTTCAGAGACTTGCAAGAGATGTGTGGTGGTTGGAAGTGGAGGGATTTTACATGGCAAAAATCTCGGACCTCATATCGACCAGTATGACATTATAATCAG AATGAACAATGCCCCAGTTTTTGGATTTGAGAGAGATGCTGGCTCCAGAACGACAATTCGTCTCATATATCCAGAAGGAGCTCCTTCCCTATCTCAGGAATACAAGAACACTGAAATG AGTTGGTGGTCTAAATTGTGGTTCTGGAGGGATGTAATAGACTCAATTCCTCTTCAACCAGAAAACTTTCGCATTCTGAACCCTGAAATCACGTACAGGACTGGACAGGTACTGCAAAACTATGCCGAGCAACAGCGAAAG aTGGTACCGACACTGGGGATAATCGCAACAGTTCTGGCCATGCAGGTGTGTGATGAAGTGAGTCTTGCTGGATTTGGATATGACATGCAGCACCCCGGAGCTCTGCTGCATTACTATGGTTCAATGCGCATGGACTCCATGAAAACCCAGGTGGTTCATGATGTCAGTGCCGAGACCATATTACTTCGTGAACTAGTTAAAGTTGGAGCTATCCATGACCTGACGGGTGCATTATGA
- the nkx1.2la gene encoding NK1 transcription factor related 2-like,a, which translates to MLEYKESGMKTTSSHRISFSIIDILDPQKFTSRKTEALSETKRASHLENTEFGSLEEQVTSKESHGHGESLHINTGDHSAEEHQRCVRLHPPDPNTESDSVTALESSGCSSCEDPNEACEDKVNPASDDLARQRRQRRSDHHSCAKPRRARTAFTYEQLVALENKFRVTRYLSVCERLNLALSLSLTETQVKIWFQNRRTKWKKQNPGAESSLQAGTNSLTSISPTCGSTSALHPPFSTGNVIFHSAVPLAPSGALLHPFLTDSFLQPAFFTPHL; encoded by the exons ATGCTTGAATATAAAGAGTCAGGAATGAAAACGACATCAAGTCACAGGATTTCTTTTTCAATTATTGACATACTGGATCCCCAAAAGTTCACAAGTAGAAAGACAGAAGCCTTATCGGAGACAAAACGAGCATCTCATTTGGAAAACACAGAATTTGGAAGTTTGGAGGAACAGGTCACAAGCAAAGAAAGTCATGGACACGGAGAATCTCTTCACATAAATACAG GAGATCATTCAGCTGAAGAGCATCAAAGATGTGTTAGGCTGCATCCTCCAGATCCAAACACTGAGTCTGACTCAGTGACTGCTCTCGAAAGCTCCGGATGTTCGTCTTGTGAAGATCCAAATGAAGCATGCGAAGACAAAGTCAACCCAGCATCGGATGATCTGGCACGCCAGCGACGCCAGCGTCGATCCGATCATCACAGTTGCGCGAAACCGCGCCGCGCCAGAACCGCGTTCACGTACGAGCAGCTGGTGGCCCTGGAAAACAAATTCCGCGTTACGCGTTATTTATCCGTGTGTGAGCGACTGAACCTCGCATTGTCCCTGAGCCTCACCGAAACACAAGTCAAGATTTGGTTCCAGAACCGAAGAACCAAATGGAAAAAGCAGAACCCTGGTGCTGAGAGCTCACTGCAAGCCGGAACGAACTCTCTGACTAGCATCAGCCCAACCTGTGGATCCACATCAGCGCTTCACCCTCCGTTCAGCACCGGGAATGTTATCTTTCATTCTGCTGTACCGCTTGCGCCCTCCGGTGCGCTCTTGCATCCGTTTTTGACCGATAGCTTTTTGCAGCCTGCATTTTTTACTCCACATTTATGA
- the st3gal7 gene encoding ST3 beta-galactoside alpha-2,3-sialyltransferase 7 isoform X1, translated as MLPLKHVNGKDGDDESNVPLLCEDSSSESLTTQHRRAESREFIFSRRNNLILSVVLLVSCYSALLVPAYLPSPELIWTNDSSTEISALLNHSEALLSQSCRIGWTVERLRKLSTPAGLLKIPVFLENGTGDWALPPPLGLMGIEEMVSQALRVLPYTGLPSSSETCKRCVVVGSGGILHGKNLGPHIDQYDIIIRMNNAPVFGFERDAGSRTTIRLIYPEGAPSLSQEYKNTEMVALVIFKSLDLAWLTSVVTKNPLSWWSKLWFWRDVIDSIPLQPENFRILNPEITYRTGQVLQNYAEQQRKMVPTLGIIATVLAMQVCDEVSLAGFGYDMQHPGALLHYYGSMRMDSMKTQVVHDVSAETILLRELVKVGAIHDLTGAL; from the exons ATGCTGCCTCTGAAACACGTAAATGGTAAAGATGGAGACGATGAAAGCAATGTTCCTCTGTTATGTGAAGACAGCAGTTCAGAAAGCCTCACCACACAACACCGGAGGGCAGAGTCCAGGGAATTCATCTTCAGCCG GAGGAACAATCTCATTTTAAGCGTTGTTTTGTTGGTGAGTTGTTACTCTGCACTTCTGGTTCCTGCGTATCTACCATCCCCAGAGCTGATCTGGACAAATGACAGTTCTACTGAAATATCG GCTCTTCTGAATCACTCAGAAGCTCTGCTGTCTCAGTCATGCCGCATTGGATGGACCGTGGAGAGGCTTAGGAAACTGTCTACACCTGCTGGACTCCTGAAGATTCCTGTATTCCTGGAAAATGGTACGGGTGACTGGGCGTTGCCGCCTCCTCTGGGTTTGATGGGCATTGAGGAGATGGTGTCTCAGGCCCTGAGAGTTTTACCGTACACCGGATTACCTTCTAGTTCAGAGACTTGCAAGAGATGTGTGGTGGTTGGAAGTGGAGGGATTTTACATGGCAAAAATCTCGGACCTCATATCGACCAGTATGACATTATAATCAG AATGAACAATGCCCCAGTTTTTGGATTTGAGAGAGATGCTGGCTCCAGAACGACAATTCGTCTCATATATCCAGAAGGAGCTCCTTCCCTATCTCAGGAATACAAGAACACTGAAATGGTGGCATTGGTCATATTCAAGAGCTTAGATTTAGCTTGGCTCACCTCTGTAGTAACCAAAAACCCTTTA AGTTGGTGGTCTAAATTGTGGTTCTGGAGGGATGTAATAGACTCAATTCCTCTTCAACCAGAAAACTTTCGCATTCTGAACCCTGAAATCACGTACAGGACTGGACAGGTACTGCAAAACTATGCCGAGCAACAGCGAAAG aTGGTACCGACACTGGGGATAATCGCAACAGTTCTGGCCATGCAGGTGTGTGATGAAGTGAGTCTTGCTGGATTTGGATATGACATGCAGCACCCCGGAGCTCTGCTGCATTACTATGGTTCAATGCGCATGGACTCCATGAAAACCCAGGTGGTTCATGATGTCAGTGCCGAGACCATATTACTTCGTGAACTAGTTAAAGTTGGAGCTATCCATGACCTGACGGGTGCATTATGA
- the morn4 gene encoding MORN repeat-containing protein 4 isoform X2 has translation MGRRHGKGELKFADGTCYKGNFENGLFHGSGVLVFPDGSRYEGEFAQGKFQGVGIFSRFDGMKFEGEFKSGRVEGHGLLTFPDGSHGVPRNEGLFENNKLLKREKCQAVVQRAKNSASTARGLSV, from the exons ATGG GACGGAGACATGGCAAAGGTGAGCTGAAGTTTGCTGATGGCACCTGTTATAAAGGTAATTTTGAGAATGGCCTCTTCCATGGATCAGGAGTGTTAGTGTTTCCTGATGGATCCAG GTACGAGGGGGAATTCGCCCAAGGAAAATTCCAAGGAGTCGGAATCTTCAGCAGGTTTGACGGGATGAAGTTTGAAGGGGAATTCAAAAGTGGTCGTGTAGAAGGACATG GGCTGCTGACATTCCCAGACGGTTCCCACGGTGTTCCACGAAATGAGGGTTTGTTTGAGAACAACAAGCTTCTGAAACGAGAAAAGTGTCAGGCTGTGGTGCAGAGAGCCAAGAACTCGGCATCTACAGCCCGAGGCCTCTCTGTATGA